In the Mycobacteriales bacterium genome, CACTGATCGCCCTCGCCGTTGTCGGCCCGCCGCCCGCGCTCCGGCTGGCGGTCGCCTGCGCGCTCATCACCGCCGCGGCGATCTGGCTGTTCGCCGAGGCGCTGGGCGGGTTGGCGGGCGGTCAGAGCACAGATCCCAACAGCGGGCCGTTGCTCGCGCTCATCGCGCTCGCGTACTGGCCGGGAACCACGGCCGCCCGGCGAACCGCGGCAGGTCCGACATGATTCCGAGCTGGATCAGCGATCCCCTCGCCGCCGTCATGATCGCGGTCGCGGCGTACTGCGCCGGCCGGATCCTCGTGGCGCGCGCGCGACACCGCCGAACCGACTACGCAGCCGACGCGGTGCACGCCGCAATGGGCGTCGCGATGGCCGGGATGCTGACCGCACGGCTCACCACCACGACCCCGTGGATCATCGTCTTCGTCGTGGCGACCGGGTGGTTCGGGGTCCGTGCCGTCGAAGGCCGGATGGGTATGCGACCGGCGCCCTTGCGGTCCGGTGCCCACGCTCGTCATATCGCGACCGCCGGCGCGATGGTCTACATGCTCGCGGCTCCGGCCCCTGCCTCGGCCAGCCCGACTCACACGTCCGCCTCGATGTCGATGACCAGCTCGGCGGCTTCCGGCGTGCGACTCCCGACAATCGGTCTGGCGCTGATCGCCTTCCTCGTCATCTCGACGATCGTCCTGGTCGACCGGCTCTCGTCACAAACGAAGCCCGACGACCCGGACCTGCTTGCCCCGCACACCGTCATGTGCTGTCAGATCGCAATGAACATCACGATGGGCTACCTGCTTCTCACGATGCTCTGAGCACCTCTATCCGCGGCGGTGGATCGGCCCTTCGGTCGCGCCAAGCGGCCGGACGTCGTTCATCCCGTTGCGCAGCGCGATGATCTCCGCGCACACCGACACCGCGGTCTCCTCAGGGGTCCGGGCCCCGATGTCCAGACCGATCGGCGCGTGCAGCCGCCGAAGGCTCGCGTCGTCGACGCCGGCCTCCTTCAGCCGGAGCAGGCGCTCGGCATGGGTACGCCGGCTGCCCATCGCGCCGATATAGCCGGCCGCGGTCTCGAGTCCCGCAACGATCGCGGGTACGTCGAACTTGATGTCGTGCGTGAGCACGCAGATCGCATCCCGCCGGGTGAGGTTGGGGCCGATCCGCTCGAGCAGACGGTTGGGCCAGTCGACCACGATCTCGTCGGCGGTCGGGAACCTCGCTCGCGTCGCGAACACCGGCCGCGCATCGCAGACAATCACGCGGAAGCCGAGGATCTTCGCCACCCGGACCAACGCAGCGGTGAAGTCGACCGCGCCGAAGATCACCATCTGGGGTGGCGGGACGAAGGACTCGATGAAGACCGCGACCTCGTCCTGTCGAGCCTCGCCGTGCGGACCGTACCGGCGTACCCGGCTCAGGCCGGCGGCGAGCTCGCCGCTCGCATCGCGGGCAACGACCCGGTCGAGGTCGGGATCGCCGAGCGAGCCTTCCGGTGGAACGTCGGGTGACACCAGCAACTTCGCGCCGGCGTTCGGTCCTTCGATCACGGTCGCGAGCGCAACCGGTCGTTCCGACCGCGTCGCCGAGGCGAGGTCTTCGTAGAGCGACACGGACTACCAGTCGAGCGGCTCGACGAAGATGTGAATCGTGCCGCCGCACGTGAGGCCTACCGCGAACGCGTCGTCGTCGGAGTAGCCGAAGGTGTGCATCCGACGCTCTCCGGTCGAAAGTGACTCCAGTGCAGCCTCGACCACCGCACCCTCCACGCATCCACCGGAGACCGAGCCGGCGATCACGCCGTCCTCGGTGACCGCCATCGCGGCACCCGGCTCGCGCGGGCCTGATCCCTCGATGTCGACCACCCGCGCGATCGCGACCCGCTTGCCCT is a window encoding:
- a CDS encoding XdhC/CoxI family protein → MSLYEDLASATRSERPVALATVIEGPNAGAKLLVSPDVPPEGSLGDPDLDRVVARDASGELAAGLSRVRRYGPHGEARQDEVAVFIESFVPPPQMVIFGAVDFTAALVRVAKILGFRVIVCDARPVFATRARFPTADEIVVDWPNRLLERIGPNLTRRDAICVLTHDIKFDVPAIVAGLETAAGYIGAMGSRRTHAERLLRLKEAGVDDASLRRLHAPIGLDIGARTPEETAVSVCAEIIALRNGMNDVRPLGATEGPIHRRG
- a CDS encoding XdhC family protein, whose product is MRELLDDLDRWRSQGKRVAIARVVDIEGSGPREPGAAMAVTEDGVIAGSVSGGCVEGAVVEAALESLSTGERRMHTFGYSDDDAFAVGLTCGGTIHIFVEPLDW
- a CDS encoding DUF5134 domain-containing protein; the encoded protein is MIPSWISDPLAAVMIAVAAYCAGRILVARARHRRTDYAADAVHAAMGVAMAGMLTARLTTTTPWIIVFVVATGWFGVRAVEGRMGMRPAPLRSGAHARHIATAGAMVYMLAAPAPASASPTHTSASMSMTSSAASGVRLPTIGLALIAFLVISTIVLVDRLSSQTKPDDPDLLAPHTVMCCQIAMNITMGYLLLTML